The sequence CATTAGTCTTCATTCCATGTGCCTTCTACGTTTGGATGAATCCATTATTAACAGTTACCTTTGGTTTTGTTTTTGGTAAAAATTACAATAAGGATAAAGTTGCTGAACCAAAACTCAATCGTCAAGTTTCTGAACAGTTGAATTAGAAAAGAATTAAAGCAATAGTCATCTTGCATAATGAGATGGCTATTTTTTTATAATATTTTTTTCATAAATCGGCACCAAATGAAAGCGCTTATAACATATAATAACAATATCAATAATATATGTTTAAACTTGTCATAAATATGTGAGGTGAGTTTCATGAAGAAGCATGGATTTATCTTCAAATTATTAATTGTTATGTTTCTTTTACCACTATTTAGAGCAACTCCAATTACTTCTGTGATGGCTGCAAGTGAACCATCTAAAGAGGAAGTTTACAAACATGCTCCAAAAGGTGTGAGGTTTAATGATTTTATTACCGCACCAAGTTCTTACTCCAATACCAAGACTGGTGCTGCCAATGCTTTTCCTAGCTCTAATAAAATAATACGGGCAGAGGATACAGGCAACCCTAGCGATATTATTCAAATGTTAGACGCAGGTGGAGAAAATAAACAGATTGGCTCTTTTTGGGGAACCGTGAAAGACGACAATGGTAATAAAACTTATAATTATTTTGATTTAAGCAAGAATCAAACTTTATCAGTCTGGTATTACGGTGGTAATACTATCGATGGCTTTGCCTTTGTTTTACAGAATGATCCAAATGGTGATCAAGCTATCTCTAGAGATTATACTGATGGAATTCCAAGTTACGGACAGACCTTAGGTGTCTGGGGAGGTGGAAGTTCGGATGGTAAAGGATTGAGCGAAGCAATAACAGATAATTCTGGCGGTATACAAAACAGTGTTGCAATTGAATTCGATAGATATTTGAATCAAAATGCTGGTTCAAAATCTAATAATATAAATGATTATTTAGATTATGATGGCGATACTAATTCAGGTTTTGTTTCAAATCAGTTAAAGGAAAACCATATATCATGGGGATATCCAGGGGATGTTGCTACATACTTTGGAAAAGACTATACAACAGGATTAATTTTTAAAGAAACGACTACGTACAATTACATGGGGCATAGGGCAAGGATTCAAAATCATGCTTATTTATTAGGTTATGATGGTATCACCGTTGCTAACTCTGAAACCCAAGACCCCAGAAATGGTTGGCGTCATTTAACAATCGATTATCAAAAACCAGATACAGGTTCTTCAATTGGATATTTGTCATATCATATCAATGACAAATTCCAAGATGGGACGACCAGACCTCAAAATGCTCAAGATGTTAAAACTTTTGAAATTGATACGAATCAGTTAGTTAAAGATAGTTCCGATAAAAAAGCTCGCTGGGGCTTTACAGCTTCAACTGGATCGCCAGAATCAAAGAAAAGTGATTTTGCGATGGTAATTGAAAAAATGCCACGCGTGGTTGATATCAAAGGTACTTCTAAGATGACTGATTTGACTAGAAATACATCTGTAAGTTCAACTGACGGCGATACTTTAAATGTCTCTGATGGCGACCAAGTTATGCTGGAACAAAATTTGAAATATGTCGGTGGTATTTCTGAATCTGGAGAAATCACTGCAACTGTTGCATTACCAGACTATTTAGATTTTTCTGGCGATGAAAATGGCGTGATTGGCGAAATGAATTATACCGCCGCAGATGGTACAAAACAAACTCTTGAAATCAATAAAACAGATTTAGAAGAAGTTACTATTAGTACGACAACAGGAAATGACACAGATACGCCAGTTTTTAAGCAAGTTACAGGTTTTAAAGTTAAGATTCCTTCAATGAGTAAAATTGACGATCAATCGAATATTCAAGTTTATGGGACAGTTAAAGGACCGCAGAGCCAAACGCCGATTACGACAAAAGTAAGTGGCGTTAATACTAGTTATAATTCCGATGGATTTACTGGCGATACGATGAGTCCTGACTTTACGATTGATAATGAAGTATTACAAATAGTAAATACTAATGACTTGTCTCAAGAGATCAGTCCTGATGAAACAGCTCATTTCAAAGGTAAAATTTCTTATTTAAAGGATTCTGAATTTGATGGCGAAGATATAATTAGTGAAGTAGATGTCTATGATCAAGACAATAAATTAGTTCCTGGCATTCAAAAGGGCAATATCTCAGTTGCTAAAGGTGCTAAATCAGGTGATTTTGATATTCCTTTTGATGTTAATGACTTAGAAAGTAATAAAACTTACGACTTCAAAGTTAAGATGACTGATTCTAAAGGACGCGTTTCTAACGTTTTAGTTTATCAAGTTAAGGTGTTAGACAATAAGCAATTAGTGATTTCCAGAAAAGATTTTAAGATTTATGAGATTTATGAGAAGAACAATATTCCGCTCTGTAATATTAAAGTTGAATATGATAATGGGGCTAAAGTAAATAGCAAAGATCTGACTATTCATATGAACATAGATAACGAAGATACCATTTTTAAACTTGATTCTGATGCTGTTGAAACATCAATTAATGCAGAAATTTCTGAACAATTAAAACAGTTGGATTATGGTACACATCAGATTAATGCTTGGGTCGATGATGGAACTCGTCAATCAAATGTGCTAGATTTTACAATTAAATTGATTGATTTAGGAATTGTTTTGGAACCTAAAGAAGAGGTTATCGATGTTCATGACAATGATCCAGTTCCATTAGATTGGACTATAAAATATAGTGATGAAATAGATTCAGATATGCTAATAAATCCACATAAATTCAATAAGCTATCTTTAAAAATTAAGAATGAAGACAGTGATGTTTATCAAGATTTCTTTGTAAGTGTAAATAGTGATGGCTTAGAAAATTCAACTGTGGTCAATACTGATAGCAATAATAATTATAGTTTTATACTTAATCCAATCGAAAGTGTGTTGGGAGTAAATAAATACTATAGCTTGTTAAAAGAAGGACAAAATATAATCAAATTTTCAGTCACAGGAAATTCGTACCATTCTGAAGAAAAAACAGTAATAATCAATGTTCCTAAATTAACTCCAAGTATTTCAACGACTGCTAAAAATATTACGACTAGTTCGACACTGAATTTAATAAAAGTTCCTTTAGAGTTTAAGTACTTAGAAGATGAAACTTATCAAACTGCACCAGCACAGTTGACCGTTAGAATCAAAGATGAGAATAAAGTTTATGGTGGACTGAGTATTGTTTCTGGAAGTATAGATTATGGACCACCACTTACTTATACGGGACAATTTTCTCCTAGTGTGGTAGGTATGAGTCAACCAGACAGTCCTTTTATTCTTACAGGGACAGTTAGGGATGTTTATGGCAGATATTCTGAGACACCATTTTTTAAGCTAGATATCAACAAAAAACTCTTAGAATTAAATGTCTCTGATTCTCGTTTTAGAGATATAAATTTTGATGATCAAGATGGCGATTTTATTCAACGTGATGGAAAATGGGACGTCAAAGTAAACAGTGTCGGTACAAAGTGGAATCTTTCTGCGCATTCATTAGGATTGTTTAATGTTTTAGATAATGATTATGTTGAACCGCTATACTTTATTGATAAAGCCGACAATTATCAATCTTTGACTAATACTCCAACTATCGCCAATCGTGATACTGCTGTGAGTGGACAAAACAAAATCGAAAATATTTCTGATAACTGGGATGATGATGACGGTATTATGATCAAGAACCAAAAGTCCAATCTCAGTGGCGAATATCAAGGTCAAATTGAGTGGACTTTGTCTGAATCGATTCAATAGAGAATGTATTATAATAAGTATGTACGTAGAGAAAACGCTTAATTTATTTTCTGGATGGTAGATATGAAACCAATAATAACAATTGATGTTGGTGGAACAACGATTAAACACGCTTTATTTGATGAATCGAAACAAGTTTTAACTAATAAGAGTGCGGTTGCGACACCAAAGAATTTAGCAACATTTTATACAGTAATTGAGAATGTAGTAAAAAGGTATGATCGAACCAAGATTGCCGGGGTAGCTTTGAGTATTCCAGGAGCTGTCAATCAACAAACAGGGATTATTGGTGGCATTAGCGCCTTGCCGTATATCCATAATTTTCCAATTGAAGCCGCTTTGGAAAAACGTTTGAATTTGCCAGTTTCAATGGAAAATGACGCCAATTGTGCAGCCTTAGCTGAAATTAATAGTGGAATGGCCGTCAACATGCAAAATATCGTCATGTTAGTGATTGGAACCGGAGTTGGTGGGGCTGTTGTTATTAATCGGCAATTAGTTCATGGTCAGCATTTACTAGGTGGAGAATTTGGGATGATGCTAGGTCAAACCGATCAACGTCTCAGTCTAGTTGGTACTGCAGTGAGAATGGCTCAACATTACAATCAAGCATATAAGACTAATTACACTGGAAAAGAAATTCTAGCAATGGCTCAAAAGGGTGATTCAACTGCTCAAAAGTACGCACTGAAGTTGTATGATAATTTAGCTCGAGCAATTTTTAATTTACAATTTGTCGTTGATCCTGAGGCTTTTATCATTGGCGGTGGCGTTTCGAGTAATCAAGCTTTCATCAATAATTTGAATGAAGCTGCTCAAAGATTAGTTCAGCGAGTAGCCGATATTAAATTAGTTCCCAAAATTATCCCTGCGTATTATCACAATGATGCCAATTTGATTGGTGCGGCCTTGAATTTCAAAGTTAAAAAAGCTGTCTTGATTTGATTTCAAGACAGCTTTTGTTTTAGCAAAGATCCGTATAACGATAAGGGATTGCTTGATTTAGTTGTTTAGTGATTTCTTTTAGATGCGGTTCTTGGCGAATTTCTTTGTTATTCAACACGAATTCATGATTCTTTTCAACCCAAACATTGGAGTTCGGCGCTAAAACTTCATATTCATTGTGATTTTTATCTAATCTGAGGATAACTTTTTGTCCCAACTTTGGAAGTGGACATTGAAGTGACTGATAATAAACGTTTTGTTCAATGCCGCCAGGGAGTTTGATGTCGATATTTTTTCCTAAGATATCCTCCGAGCCACTGATAATGTGATTGACGTAAATGGACGTTGCTGTGGACTCTTTGTTACTGTGGGTGAAATCGATAACCGTTCCTTGAATGAGAAAATCACTTTTCTTCTTTAATTGGGTCAAGGATAAATTTTTCGGTAGATTGGTTTCTTGATCCGATGAGGTTGAATAAGCAACTTGTTTTGTTTGCTGGCGCCATTTCCTTTTATTTCGTTTGAGAACTATTTGTTGTTTTTGCAAGTCGGTTTGGTCAATATATGAAGTTTTATGACTACAACCGGTTAAGAATAAAGCACAGACAGTAATTGTCGCCAAATAAATTTTCATTGAGGATACTCCTTACTTTTTTTGCAAGTGAAAAGGTAGTATCAATCCTTTGATTCCTCGAATGAAAAATATTTTACGGTGGCATTTGCCGGATGCATTTGATTCACTTCTTTATAAGATCATATATATCATAACATGATTTAACTTTTCTCCAAAGAGGACAAAAGAGCCTAGAACCCCTGATTAAGGATTTCTAGACTCTTTTTTTATGCTTGTTATGCGTGATTTTCGGTTTTCATTTCATAAACTTCTGGAGCGAAGGTTGAACGTAACGTTTCAATACCTTTGTTAAAGGAATTGAGAACAGACTCCGAAGTTTCATCACGATTGATTTCCACAGTCACGACTGACTCGTCTGTCGGGTCGGTAAAAGCAACCATAATAAAATTGTCGCCACCGTCGATTCCCCGTTCAAAATCAACTTGGTAATCTTTGAATTCTGGATTATTTAAAACATCCAGTAAAAAGTGTTCTTTGAGACTCTCGTACAATTCGATATTGGTAATATCTGGATCTAAAACCGCAAGATTACGATACTTCGATTCATTTTTGTATAGTGTTTCAAAATGATTTACAAAATAATCAAAACAGTCGGTTGCAGTTAGTTGCGTTAAATCGTTAGCCACAATGATCAACTCCTTAATTATATTGGTCTATAACTTATATTATAACGTATCTGAATAATTAAAGGGTGATTATTGAATCTTATTATTTGTCTTTACCAGCTACCATACTAATAATGAAGACAACGGAATTTAATAAAAGTGCCGAAAAGGTCAACCAGTTGATACTGCCAATAATTCCAATCCACAATCCAATCAATGAAATTAAAAGTATGATATTTACCATTTCTTATGAATGCTAGAAGTTTTGTTTTTTAAATTGTTTTTTCTAGCAGTCTTTCACTTCCTTATCAACTTCATTATATCGCAGATAAAGAGGTTTATTTGGCAACTCGGCTTAATGGTATATAATAATTAAAGACTTTTAATATACGTGAGGTAAATATATGCAAATCAAACAACTTCCTGCAGATTTTCAAGCAGCATTACCAGTTTTAAAAAAAATAGAACAAGCCGGATTTGAAGCTTATTTTGTAGGAGGTAGTGTCCGTGATCATATTTTAGGACTATCGATCCACGACGTTGATATTGCTACTAGTGCTTACCCAGAAGAAATCAAAGAGATTTTTAAACGCACAGTCGACACTGGAATCCAACATGGAACAGTAACAGTCTTAATGGGGGATGATTCGTATGAGATCACTACCTTTAGAACTGAATCTGGTTATCAGGATTATCGTCGTCCTGACAAAGTAACTTTCGTACGCTCTTTAGCCGATGATTTAAAGAGACGTGATTTTACGATCAATGCCTTAGCCGTTGACAAAGATGGTCAAGTAATTGATAAATTTGATGGATTAAAGGATTTAGATAAGAAAATTATTCGTGCAGTCGGTCATGCTGAGGAAAGATTTCACGAAGATGCCTTGAGAATGATGCGAGCAGTAAGATTTCAAGCGCAGTTGAATTTCAAAATTGAAGAAAAAACTGCTCAAGCGATTGCAGATAATGCTCCGTTACTAGCTAAAATTGCAATTGAACGTATCCGTGAAGAATTTGTCAAAATGATGTTGAGTCAAAATTGGCAAACTGGTCTGGCAGATTTTATTAAGTTAGGGTTAAGCGAATATTGTCCAGGTTTTAAGGATCAAAAATTAGAGTTAGCAGAGTTGTTGGAAATCAAGGATACTGAATTTGTCGATGAAGAAGCAGCTTTTAGTGCTATCGGCTACGTCTTAAGCTTGAATCACCAGGAATTCAATGCCTTTTTGCGTGATTGGAAGGTTTCTAATAAAACTCGTGAAGCTAGTTTGAATACTTTAAATCTATTGCACCTTTTTGAGAGTCAGGATTTTGATCTTTGGAACATTTATAAGCTTGGAGTCGATAATTTGGATCGTACGATTGAGTTATCGAAGATGTTCCAAATCGAATTTGATTATACAAATTTAAAGCAAAAAGTAGATCAAATTGCTATTAAAAGTAGTCATGATTTGCAGCTAACAGGTAAGAATGTTTGTGAAATATTGGACGTAAAACCGGGACCAATCATCGGTAAATCGATGTCACAAATGGAGCGTGCTGTCGTGGAAGGAAACGTTTCCAATAATTTTGATGATTTGAGACATTATTTGTTAAGTAATCAATAATGCTGTGTTATTATGAATTTAGTAAGTATTTTAGAATTGAAAGGGTGATAATATGACTAAACATGTTTTTAAAGAACTTAAGTTTTACTTTAGAAATGATGATACTTGGACTGTTAGTCACAGTGAAATGAGTGATGTTTGGATTGCGCGTGTAACAACTAGTTATGGACGTATCAAGGGTGGACGTATGCAAGAGATTCACCCATGCAAACGTTTTAGAATCGAAATCTTACCAGAAGCTGATTATATCAAGGATACAGATGTTTCTACTGCTGCTATGGCTGATGGGATGTTCAATCGTATTATTAAGTATCAAGACGTTGAAAAATGTGATATTGTCTTTGAGGATGACCAAGATAAAGAACCAATGCAAATTTACTTCCCATTCAAGCAAAAGGATGTTGAAGGATTGGATAATGCTTATCAATCTTCAGCTATTTCAAGTAAAACTGGTAATCTTTATATTGCTATCGACCCAGAAAATACTGTTTACGACATTTATAAAGAAGATCTTTAAAAAAATGCGAGGCCTTAGTCCAAAAACTAAGTCTCGCTTTTTAATTGGAGGAAAATAATGGGGAATTTAAAAATTGGCAGCATGGTAACAATTGTTGATCAAACGGATGCCATGAAAGACCAAATCGGAGCGGTTGTTTATTTTGATGAAAAAAGAGCTAAAATTTTGGTTCGATTTGGCGGACAACAACAGATGTATTATTCCATCGACCAATTACAGGAATATTAATTTCTGACATGTGATAAAATAAAACAGAACAGCAATAATACCTCTATCTACATCGGTAGAGGAATTTTTTATTTATAGTGGTGAAATAATTGAAAACCTTAAACATAACGAATGCATCAAAATCATTTGGTGAAAGAACGCTTTTTACTAATGTTACTTTTACAATTAATGAAGGAGATCGAATTGGTCTTTTAGGACTAAATGGGACTGGTAAAACAACTTTACTAGATGGAATTGTCAACAATTCTGACCTCAATACGATTGAAATCGAAAAACCTAAGGATTATAAGATTTCTTATCTCAAGCAGCAACCAGACTTGGATGCAAATTCATCAGTCATCGATGCTGTTTTCAATGGTAGTGGCGAAAAATTTCAATTGATCCGTCAATACGAAAACTCCTTGGCTCAATTTAATGCTAATTCGACTGATCAAAAGATTCAAAATGACTTTTTTAAGTTGCAAGA comes from Companilactobacillus pabuli and encodes:
- a CDS encoding ROK family protein, giving the protein MKPIITIDVGGTTIKHALFDESKQVLTNKSAVATPKNLATFYTVIENVVKRYDRTKIAGVALSIPGAVNQQTGIIGGISALPYIHNFPIEAALEKRLNLPVSMENDANCAALAEINSGMAVNMQNIVMLVIGTGVGGAVVINRQLVHGQHLLGGEFGMMLGQTDQRLSLVGTAVRMAQHYNQAYKTNYTGKEILAMAQKGDSTAQKYALKLYDNLARAIFNLQFVVDPEAFIIGGGVSSNQAFINNLNEAAQRLVQRVADIKLVPKIIPAYYHNDANLIGAALNFKVKKAVLI
- a CDS encoding CCA tRNA nucleotidyltransferase, which codes for MQIKQLPADFQAALPVLKKIEQAGFEAYFVGGSVRDHILGLSIHDVDIATSAYPEEIKEIFKRTVDTGIQHGTVTVLMGDDSYEITTFRTESGYQDYRRPDKVTFVRSLADDLKRRDFTINALAVDKDGQVIDKFDGLKDLDKKIIRAVGHAEERFHEDALRMMRAVRFQAQLNFKIEEKTAQAIADNAPLLAKIAIERIREEFVKMMLSQNWQTGLADFIKLGLSEYCPGFKDQKLELAELLEIKDTEFVDEEAAFSAIGYVLSLNHQEFNAFLRDWKVSNKTREASLNTLNLLHLFESQDFDLWNIYKLGVDNLDRTIELSKMFQIEFDYTNLKQKVDQIAIKSSHDLQLTGKNVCEILDVKPGPIIGKSMSQMERAVVEGNVSNNFDDLRHYLLSNQ